A section of the Pediococcus inopinatus genome encodes:
- a CDS encoding SIR2 family protein, whose product MAKSVQNDVKTEKSESSHQVFKIIQGGLGRPSTPVTFDGLKEYLQPKLSADININFLIGSGSSKPAIDLMSTTFDNYKIENKSNDEITELIQRYEKECGEDNKNDIEKFLSWLGSRILGLSKDELKNEKEVQKNLIDALVSSITQGFNSAVDKNSERLKEENRKSQNPQRDASDVVQNYEQFIRRVAKLRERSNSQVDTVNLFTTNYDLFIEYALDQLDYLYTDGFRPKLRPEFNIAEFNHRPVDIAHRFKDRWSVVKPFFRVYKLHGSINWEKDNAHILKTTNWNTKTSSGKKLPEVIAPTSSKYADSQGAPYSDLFRELSVQLLNPNSLLIINGFGFGDEHINELLKQALSRSDFEMIAFVNDQEDNTQKFMNYVGSNAKATFVTNNDGNQYGHYFSTLVDLLAFKDPFELPDDEDSEGDKDDK is encoded by the coding sequence GTGGCGAAAAGTGTTCAAAATGATGTTAAAACAGAAAAAAGCGAATCATCACATCAAGTATTTAAAATTATTCAGGGTGGCCTTGGAAGACCGTCGACACCAGTAACTTTTGATGGTTTGAAAGAGTATCTTCAACCTAAATTATCAGCAGACATTAATATCAATTTTTTAATAGGTTCTGGTTCTTCGAAACCAGCTATTGATTTAATGAGTACCACTTTTGATAATTATAAGATAGAGAATAAATCAAACGATGAAATAACTGAATTAATTCAGCGCTATGAAAAAGAATGTGGAGAAGATAATAAAAATGACATTGAAAAGTTCTTATCTTGGTTAGGCAGTAGGATACTTGGCTTATCAAAAGATGAGTTAAAAAATGAGAAAGAAGTACAAAAAAATTTAATCGACGCATTAGTCAGCTCAATCACACAAGGATTTAATTCGGCAGTAGATAAAAACAGTGAAAGACTAAAAGAAGAAAATCGCAAGTCTCAGAATCCACAACGGGACGCTTCCGATGTTGTTCAGAACTATGAACAGTTTATCCGAAGAGTTGCAAAGTTACGAGAGAGAAGTAACTCTCAAGTTGATACGGTAAATCTATTCACAACAAATTATGACTTGTTTATTGAATATGCATTAGATCAGTTGGATTATTTGTACACAGATGGATTTCGACCAAAACTCCGGCCAGAGTTTAATATTGCAGAATTCAACCATCGACCGGTGGATATTGCCCATCGTTTTAAGGATCGATGGTCTGTTGTTAAGCCCTTTTTCCGTGTTTACAAGTTACATGGGTCAATTAATTGGGAAAAGGATAACGCTCATATCTTAAAAACAACAAATTGGAACACTAAAACTAGTAGCGGGAAAAAATTGCCAGAAGTCATTGCGCCCACATCTTCCAAATATGCCGACAGTCAGGGAGCACCATATAGCGATTTATTTAGAGAATTGTCTGTCCAATTATTAAATCCAAATTCACTCTTAATTATTAACGGCTTTGGTTTTGGAGATGAGCATATTAATGAATTACTTAAACAGGCTTTGAGTCGATCAGATTTCGAAATGATTGCCTTTGTCAATGATCAAGAGGACAATACACAGAAATTCATGAACTATGTGGGTAGTAATGCTAAGGCAACGTTTGTAACAAATAACGATGGTAATCAATATGGACATTACTTTTCAACTCTAGTTGATTTACTGGCATTCAAGGATCCGTTTGAATTACCAGATGATGAAGATTCAGAGGGTGATAAAGATGACAAATGA
- a CDS encoding DUF961 family protein, which produces MELDYIIPKVRETFGRLEFGKMIEEIREPSRNNNGRVASRRFSVFSDIQKADNIEIILPAAAGVKASIKQDSPIDLVNPRVIAVGYRVENQSFVKYECYADDIVKKDLAK; this is translated from the coding sequence ATGGAATTAGATTACATTATCCCCAAAGTACGCGAAACATTTGGTCGGCTTGAATTTGGCAAAATGATCGAAGAAATTCGTGAACCATCTCGTAACAATAATGGCCGCGTTGCATCACGAAGATTTAGCGTTTTTTCAGATATCCAAAAGGCTGATAACATTGAAATCATTCTACCAGCCGCTGCCGGAGTGAAAGCCAGTATCAAACAAGATTCACCGATTGATTTAGTTAATCCGCGCGTAATTGCCGTTGGCTATCGTGTGGAAAATCAGTCATTCGTCAAATACGAATGCTACGCCGATGATATCGTCAAAAAAGATTTAGCCAAATAG
- a CDS encoding SpaA isopeptide-forming pilin-related protein has protein sequence MQTATRKVSVWLTLLTLFTSIFMAPITSAFAADMTNIKVGDWVSTWHLSLLNGLHWTDTGIYKKVVDGQITFCVEHGIDIENSGSGWTPTDYSAAEKDKLAEIAYFAYQQNPTDANYGLAQIMIWEALGNELLTTDYPDYQNKKATVMTKVAAFNTKPSFNGQNITLNVGDSITLTDTNGTLASYIEQTANTANLNITKSGNKLTLTATANSKESGKVSFAKAKAANIGTSLLYGKGNQQKIAYFKLPNGNNFDLNVKVNLNGNLKAKKVDADTNKALPGAKLKFEYGGQIKEVTTGADGYAALNDIKAGTQVKVSEVTAPNGYVNKGEIKTATIAPNQTIEVVLGNKEQLGNVNLTKIGRQFGTNMFNKYYSLNGAMYGIYSIDGKKVGTITTDSTGKGALQNLKLGNYYAVEEKAPAGYILNNEKVPFELKYAGQNVAVTATSVKATDDEQFGTATLIKEDAKTGKTPQGAASLDGAIYELHRTSNDELIDTVTIKNNQASVANLKLDDYYWIEKTAPTGYIKDTEKHAFKLAYAGQNAKTATVSTTVKEQVITGGFDLIKIGNYDWHTALSSHLTGKENKSNPLANVEFTVTSNTTNKVVTTGTTDKEGYLKFTDLPYDTYTVTETKTPEGYKTADPFKVTIHQQNETHHYSVVNNVLEERLKVVKADVESGKTIPRANAGFKIKSLQTGKYVSMPNLNHDGTTDTFMTNEEGYLITTEALPYGQYELIETQAPLGYVLAKDPAKFSITGKDSNGIVTVKFTDKSQKGIVTLNKTGATPVEVTKQSTKYGEQYGFNYDYTPLAGAKFEFTARENITTADGTVHAKKGDVVAAVTTDANGQIKTPQLYLGKYSVKEVAAPNGFILNTKPIDFELKYDGQNVEVTSTSLKATNDFQKLNVVVNKQAEQIKSWDKNKPTIENKAANGQVFGLFSKAGYTNGDIKVPTKALVATATVKDGKATFADIQLPEGSYYVQELDASKAYQLDDQTYDFEFKATDNTATKSFTINDDKDAPILNKLHFNEFTFNKINETAKLVEDKGYQFTFDGNAKGAVFELLDKDKKVIQTATIDNKSIGAFKNVPVGTFYLREKTPSATNLVLTKDLTKIVSTKAGITAYNAKGQLISQDKNQAVEKATTETKTTSESLSISFTLQNSLIKGTGELTKTDVSDGKVLPNTGIKVLDQDGKTVVSGRTNDKGIFSFANLPAGKYQFVEYDAPKGYKINETPVDFEITKDGEIVKAQMKDEAVDTSLIHLPQTGEERNQWLSIAGGIILIILAFILGRVSGQRKRDRYEYDDGEDDE, from the coding sequence TTGCAAACAGCAACCCGTAAAGTTTCTGTCTGGTTAACTTTGCTGACCTTGTTCACTTCAATTTTTATGGCCCCAATCACAAGTGCTTTTGCTGCTGACATGACCAATATCAAAGTTGGTGACTGGGTATCAACTTGGCATCTCAGTCTACTGAATGGTCTCCATTGGACCGACACCGGTATTTATAAAAAAGTCGTTGATGGACAAATCACTTTCTGTGTCGAGCATGGGATCGATATTGAAAACTCCGGTTCTGGTTGGACACCAACTGATTATTCGGCGGCCGAGAAAGACAAACTAGCCGAAATTGCCTATTTTGCTTATCAACAAAACCCAACTGACGCCAATTATGGTCTAGCACAAATTATGATCTGGGAAGCCTTAGGTAATGAACTGTTAACTACCGACTATCCAGATTATCAAAATAAAAAAGCAACTGTGATGACAAAAGTTGCAGCGTTCAATACCAAGCCATCGTTCAATGGTCAAAATATTACCTTAAACGTTGGTGATTCAATCACTTTAACCGACACTAACGGTACTTTGGCTTCATATATTGAACAAACTGCTAATACCGCTAATTTGAACATCACAAAATCTGGCAATAAATTGACTTTGACTGCCACAGCTAACTCCAAAGAATCCGGTAAGGTTTCCTTTGCTAAGGCCAAAGCAGCTAATATTGGTACTTCCCTGCTTTATGGTAAAGGTAATCAACAGAAAATTGCTTATTTTAAACTGCCAAATGGAAATAACTTTGATCTAAACGTTAAAGTCAATCTCAATGGTAATTTGAAAGCTAAGAAAGTGGACGCAGATACCAATAAAGCCTTACCCGGAGCAAAACTTAAATTTGAGTACGGCGGACAAATCAAAGAAGTCACTACTGGCGCTGATGGTTACGCCGCTTTAAACGACATCAAGGCCGGTACACAAGTCAAAGTCTCTGAAGTAACGGCACCCAATGGTTACGTCAATAAAGGTGAAATCAAAACCGCTACGATCGCACCTAATCAAACAATCGAAGTTGTTCTCGGTAATAAGGAGCAGCTCGGTAACGTCAACCTGACTAAGATTGGCCGCCAATTTGGCACCAATATGTTTAACAAATACTATTCATTAAATGGCGCCATGTATGGCATCTATTCAATCGATGGTAAAAAAGTTGGAACGATCACTACCGATAGTACTGGTAAGGGTGCGCTACAAAATCTAAAACTCGGTAACTACTACGCCGTTGAAGAAAAAGCTCCGGCCGGTTATATCCTTAACAACGAGAAAGTACCATTTGAATTGAAATATGCTGGTCAAAATGTTGCGGTCACTGCTACCTCGGTTAAAGCGACCGATGATGAACAATTCGGCACAGCCACTTTGATCAAGGAAGATGCTAAAACTGGTAAAACACCCCAAGGCGCGGCTTCACTTGATGGTGCCATTTATGAATTGCATCGAACTTCAAATGATGAACTAATTGATACCGTTACGATTAAAAATAATCAAGCGAGTGTCGCCAATTTAAAGTTGGACGACTACTACTGGATCGAAAAAACAGCGCCAACTGGCTACATTAAAGATACAGAAAAACATGCATTCAAACTGGCCTACGCTGGACAAAATGCGAAAACAGCCACCGTATCAACAACCGTTAAAGAACAAGTCATTACTGGTGGCTTCGACTTAATCAAGATTGGTAACTATGATTGGCACACCGCACTTTCTAGCCATTTAACTGGTAAAGAAAATAAGTCTAATCCACTGGCTAATGTTGAGTTTACAGTCACTAGTAACACAACGAATAAAGTCGTCACAACGGGTACAACCGATAAAGAAGGTTATCTCAAATTTACTGATCTTCCTTATGACACTTATACCGTGACGGAAACAAAAACACCAGAAGGCTATAAAACCGCCGATCCATTCAAAGTCACGATTCATCAACAAAACGAGACCCATCATTATTCAGTCGTTAATAATGTATTAGAAGAACGTTTGAAAGTGGTCAAAGCTGATGTCGAATCTGGTAAAACAATTCCACGAGCTAACGCCGGTTTTAAAATCAAATCATTACAAACTGGTAAATATGTTTCCATGCCTAATCTCAATCATGACGGGACAACTGATACTTTTATGACTAATGAAGAGGGCTACTTGATCACAACTGAAGCCCTTCCCTACGGTCAATATGAATTGATTGAGACACAAGCACCATTAGGCTATGTCCTTGCCAAAGACCCGGCTAAATTTTCGATCACTGGCAAAGATAGTAATGGTATTGTGACCGTCAAGTTCACGGATAAATCACAAAAAGGTATTGTCACTTTGAATAAGACTGGTGCCACGCCGGTTGAGGTGACTAAACAGTCAACTAAGTACGGTGAACAATATGGTTTTAACTATGATTACACCCCACTGGCCGGCGCCAAGTTTGAATTTACTGCCCGTGAAAATATCACCACCGCTGATGGTACTGTTCATGCCAAAAAAGGTGACGTTGTCGCCGCTGTTACGACTGACGCTAACGGACAAATCAAAACCCCACAACTTTATCTCGGTAAATATTCAGTTAAAGAAGTTGCTGCACCAAATGGCTTCATTCTTAATACCAAACCGATTGATTTTGAATTAAAATACGATGGTCAAAATGTTGAAGTCACCTCAACTTCTCTCAAAGCGACTAACGATTTTCAGAAATTAAACGTGGTGGTTAACAAGCAAGCTGAACAAATCAAGAGTTGGGACAAGAACAAACCCACGATTGAAAACAAGGCCGCTAATGGTCAAGTTTTCGGCCTGTTCAGTAAAGCTGGCTACACCAATGGTGACATCAAGGTTCCAACAAAAGCCTTAGTCGCAACTGCAACCGTCAAAGATGGTAAAGCAACCTTTGCTGACATTCAATTGCCTGAAGGTAGCTACTATGTACAAGAACTGGATGCCAGTAAAGCTTACCAGCTTGATGACCAAACTTATGATTTTGAATTTAAGGCAACTGACAACACAGCTACTAAAAGTTTCACGATCAATGATGATAAGGACGCCCCAATTCTAAATAAATTACACTTCAACGAATTTACCTTTAATAAAATTAATGAAACCGCCAAGTTAGTTGAAGATAAAGGTTATCAATTCACTTTTGATGGCAACGCCAAAGGTGCAGTGTTTGAATTACTGGATAAGGACAAGAAAGTTATTCAGACCGCTACGATTGATAACAAATCAATTGGTGCCTTTAAAAACGTACCGGTTGGCACCTTCTATTTACGGGAAAAGACCCCTTCCGCAACCAATCTTGTTTTGACTAAGGACTTAACTAAAATTGTTTCAACCAAAGCGGGCATCACTGCCTACAATGCTAAAGGTCAATTAATTAGTCAGGATAAAAATCAAGCAGTTGAAAAAGCAACAACCGAGACTAAGACCACTTCTGAATCGCTATCAATTAGTTTTACACTACAAAATAGTTTAATCAAAGGTACTGGTGAATTAACCAAGACTGATGTCAGCGATGGTAAAGTCCTGCCAAACACTGGTATTAAAGTTCTCGATCAAGATGGCAAAACCGTCGTATCCGGTCGAACCAACGACAAGGGTATCTTCAGTTTTGCCAACCTGCCTGCTGGCAAATACCAATTTGTGGAGTATGACGCACCAAAAGGTTACAAGATCAATGAAACACCTGTCGATTTTGAGATCACTAAAGATGGTGAAATCGTCAAAGCACAAATGAAAGATGAAGCGGTCGATACGTCACTAATTCACCTACCACAAACTGGTGAAGAACGTAATCAATGGCTAAGTATCGCTGGTGGAATTATCTTGATCATTCTCGCCTTTATTTTAGGCCGTGTATCAGGTCAGCGTAAGCGTGATCGGTACGAATACGATGATGGAGAAGATGACGAATGA
- a CDS encoding type IV toxin-antitoxin system AbiEi family antitoxin domain-containing protein encodes MDTLAQLEHDYPTFIYKTAQQYGLSKDKIHELSIEGTIEKIDRGIYIFPGYLLDEFSLISQKFSRGVFSLVSALIIHNLTDEMPLHYDLTFPKGYHPSAASLKKYHIKARYLSKKALFIRYQNRPNRKWWHGSSLFYRTNLIRYLEIKTNSTLHQK; translated from the coding sequence ATGGATACTTTAGCCCAACTGGAACATGACTACCCAACATTCATTTACAAAACTGCTCAACAATATGGCCTATCTAAAGATAAAATTCATGAGTTATCGATCGAGGGTACCATTGAAAAAATTGATCGTGGTATCTATATTTTCCCGGGCTACTTACTCGATGAATTTAGCTTGATCAGTCAGAAGTTCTCGCGTGGTGTTTTCTCGTTAGTCAGTGCTTTGATCATTCATAATTTGACTGATGAAATGCCGCTTCATTACGATCTGACCTTTCCCAAAGGATATCATCCAAGCGCTGCATCATTGAAAAAGTACCATATTAAGGCGCGCTATCTATCGAAAAAGGCGCTATTTATTCGGTATCAAAACCGGCCAAACCGAAAATGGTGGCACGGTTCAAGTTTATTCTATAGAACGAACCTTATTAGATATTTGGAAATCAAAACAAATTCAACCCTACATCAAAAATGA
- a CDS encoding replication initiation factor domain-containing protein, with protein sequence MTWADNVKAKRKALELTQAQLAEKIGITRQHLQRVESGKQNASVSLQEEIDLTLDNWINETELDLNIDYVRIRFPTHDVDWVLQNFLYLNKDYMLFDDWGFYGYEAHYTFSNIQVMIAPTNDKLGVLLELKGQGCREFEGILLAHNQTWFDFFRKCYEAKAIFKRIDLAVNDRVGMLNIPELIVKCQHNECVSVMRRFQGLNSGAMTDDGINGEGATLYIGSMKSDIYFCIYEKSAEQIFRYGEEFADTSIKNRFEIRLKNDRATVAIEDLLSYRNVERTAFGIITRYVRFVDPGKGEERSNWPTNQTWAAFCGKGRQPLRLTLKPEPFDLRKTRGWIKKQVAPMLKVLLKIDGYEGNNQTMTMIKSAELQQKHLKLLEQHTVTKDNVIGDYFTKEETD encoded by the coding sequence ATGACATGGGCTGATAACGTTAAGGCTAAGCGCAAAGCGCTGGAACTTACTCAAGCTCAGTTAGCCGAAAAAATTGGTATTACGCGCCAACATTTACAACGCGTGGAATCAGGCAAACAAAACGCCAGTGTTTCCCTACAGGAAGAAATTGATTTGACCCTTGATAACTGGATCAACGAAACGGAATTGGATCTTAATATCGACTATGTCCGGATTCGTTTCCCCACACATGACGTAGATTGGGTACTACAGAATTTTCTTTATTTGAATAAAGATTACATGCTCTTTGATGACTGGGGTTTCTACGGTTATGAAGCACACTACACCTTCTCCAACATTCAGGTCATGATTGCCCCGACAAACGACAAGTTAGGTGTTCTACTCGAATTGAAAGGACAAGGCTGCCGTGAATTTGAAGGTATTTTACTAGCTCATAACCAAACGTGGTTTGATTTCTTCCGCAAATGTTACGAAGCTAAGGCCATCTTTAAAAGAATTGACTTAGCCGTCAATGATCGTGTTGGCATGTTAAATATTCCAGAATTAATTGTTAAATGTCAACACAATGAATGTGTCTCCGTTATGCGCCGCTTTCAAGGCTTGAACTCCGGTGCTATGACTGATGATGGCATCAACGGTGAAGGCGCCACGCTCTATATCGGGTCCATGAAAAGTGATATCTACTTTTGTATTTATGAAAAGTCTGCTGAACAAATTTTTCGCTATGGTGAAGAATTCGCAGATACTAGCATCAAGAATCGTTTTGAAATTCGATTGAAAAATGATCGGGCTACCGTTGCGATTGAAGATTTACTCAGTTATCGCAATGTTGAACGTACTGCTTTTGGTATTATCACCCGTTATGTTCGCTTCGTAGACCCTGGTAAAGGTGAAGAACGCTCCAATTGGCCGACTAATCAAACTTGGGCGGCCTTTTGTGGTAAGGGACGGCAGCCCTTGCGGCTTACACTAAAACCTGAACCATTCGACCTACGCAAAACCCGCGGTTGGATCAAAAAGCAAGTCGCTCCAATGTTAAAAGTACTGCTAAAAATTGATGGCTATGAAGGTAACAATCAAACGATGACCATGATCAAAAGTGCTGAACTCCAGCAGAAACATCTAAAACTACTTGAACAACACACCGTCACTAAAGATAACGTGATCGGTGATTATTTCACAAAGGAGGAAACTGATTGA
- a CDS encoding YdcP family protein: protein MRLAKGIALDSIKTFGALKFSAMRRERFINDDEGNQTTEISERTFDLKSFEKGKMIQVSIPATAGEKKFDYNQLVEMVNPVIDTVASYEFGAGMSVAWYLKADDLIPVNHNKIQEKPTNEKK, encoded by the coding sequence ATGCGCTTAGCAAAAGGTATTGCACTCGATTCAATCAAAACATTTGGAGCCTTAAAATTCTCGGCAATGCGTCGTGAACGTTTTATCAACGATGATGAAGGTAATCAGACCACTGAGATTTCTGAACGTACTTTTGATTTAAAGAGCTTTGAGAAGGGAAAAATGATTCAAGTTTCGATTCCGGCAACGGCTGGTGAAAAGAAGTTTGATTATAATCAGCTAGTTGAAATGGTGAACCCAGTGATCGATACTGTTGCTTCTTATGAGTTTGGTGCTGGCATGTCAGTTGCATGGTATCTTAAAGCTGACGATCTTATCCCAGTCAACCACAACAAAATTCAGGAAAAGCCAACTAATGAAAAGAAATAA
- a CDS encoding ATP-binding protein, whose protein sequence is MTNEWPVGTVEFVTNNYIEFTATGSDLETRLTDGNLQSIRGINDFVYCKARWDTIVLYRITRARRVGYEKSVDTGYADTRESVIFSAEPMGVLQNSKFIAGSSFFPMIDDTVFEMSDSLLKIIFSSAGDHLVSLGSVSNYNNVSPKLDLSALLTSHIAILGNTGSGKSTTLRAFIDRLNGVSERLTSLAKFFIFDVHGDYSELSFAKHIDVKAHHLPLAKLKTQDWEAALLPSEKTQRPILNRALQVARVNQNGKKLIYAILAKMAVADITQESFVFLKRSVSKWFNKIIDKTDIDSQQLLEQWIQKYSEIKNEKQLLNKFDEILASASPEVRSINDVIHYYSDSSTTLDDLEESFEIVFGEEEVQGNRRSRINSETMMARFRSLKSRYGGTDGLLNIDHGDTLTLKKTLSSKKSDKENDEISNSKFFVLDLTGFDDDALRLVSNYLARSVFDFNLCFDRTKRNEMPFNYLYLDEAHRYVKLSDNTGESTIFEQIAREGRKFNIYLCVISQIPSELSKIVLSQTGAFFIHRIQNAADLDFIRKNVPSATDALVNRLPSLPAGTTLLSGNAFKIPFELKVDAGDYGKASSSLSPIIKE, encoded by the coding sequence ATGACAAATGAATGGCCAGTGGGAACAGTTGAATTTGTTACAAATAACTATATAGAATTCACGGCAACTGGGTCAGATTTGGAGACTAGGCTGACAGATGGTAACTTGCAAAGTATCAGGGGAATTAATGATTTTGTATATTGTAAAGCTAGATGGGACACTATCGTTTTATATCGTATTACTAGGGCAAGAAGGGTCGGTTATGAAAAAAGCGTTGATACAGGATATGCCGATACTAGAGAGTCAGTGATTTTTTCTGCTGAACCAATGGGCGTTTTGCAAAACAGCAAATTTATTGCAGGATCTTCATTTTTTCCAATGATTGATGACACTGTTTTTGAAATGAGCGACAGCTTGTTAAAGATTATTTTTTCAAGTGCAGGCGATCATTTGGTAAGTCTTGGGTCCGTTAGTAATTACAATAACGTTTCACCAAAACTTGATTTATCTGCGCTTTTAACCTCACATATTGCCATACTTGGTAATACAGGTTCAGGTAAATCTACTACGTTAAGAGCATTCATTGATAGACTAAATGGTGTAAGTGAAAGACTGACTTCACTTGCTAAGTTCTTTATTTTTGACGTACATGGTGATTACAGCGAATTGAGTTTTGCTAAACATATCGATGTTAAAGCACACCATTTACCATTAGCAAAACTTAAGACTCAAGATTGGGAGGCTGCATTACTGCCAAGTGAAAAGACTCAACGTCCCATATTAAATCGTGCGCTTCAAGTGGCACGTGTAAATCAAAATGGAAAAAAATTGATATATGCAATTCTAGCGAAAATGGCGGTCGCGGATATTACTCAAGAATCTTTTGTATTTTTAAAAAGATCAGTTTCAAAATGGTTTAATAAAATTATAGATAAAACTGATATAGACTCTCAACAATTGTTAGAGCAGTGGATACAGAAATATTCTGAAATAAAAAATGAAAAACAACTTTTAAATAAATTCGATGAAATACTTGCGAGTGCATCACCTGAAGTCAGATCGATTAATGATGTAATACATTATTATTCAGATAGTAGCACGACATTAGATGATCTAGAAGAGTCATTTGAAATAGTTTTTGGCGAAGAAGAGGTCCAAGGAAACAGGCGATCAAGAATAAATTCCGAAACAATGATGGCACGGTTTAGAAGCCTGAAATCAAGATATGGCGGAACAGACGGGCTGTTAAATATCGATCACGGAGATACATTGACTTTGAAGAAAACACTGTCAAGTAAAAAATCTGACAAGGAAAATGATGAAATTAGCAACTCTAAATTTTTTGTTCTTGATTTAACTGGTTTTGATGATGATGCACTTCGTCTTGTATCTAATTATTTGGCAAGGTCGGTATTTGATTTCAATTTATGCTTTGATAGAACAAAACGAAATGAAATGCCATTTAATTATCTATATCTTGATGAAGCACATAGATACGTGAAACTTAGCGATAACACCGGAGAATCTACTATTTTTGAACAGATTGCCCGTGAAGGAAGAAAGTTTAATATATACTTGTGTGTCATTAGTCAAATACCAAGTGAGCTCTCAAAAATTGTTTTATCACAAACGGGTGCATTTTTTATTCACAGAATACAGAATGCGGCTGACTTAGATTTTATTCGAAAAAACGTTCCATCTGCAACAGATGCACTAGTTAATAGATTACCCAGTCTTCCGGCAGGAACAACATTACTGTCAGGAAATGCATTTAAAATTCCGTTCGAATTAAAAGTAGATGCAGGTGATTACGGCAAGGCATCCTCCTCCTTATCGCCAATCATAAAAGAATAA
- a CDS encoding FtsK/SpoIIIE domain-containing protein has product MRELFQYRGTKIHPRDQNLILQTILGSALLLWFPPIILLYWPVLSHINIKTISWPLIRQLPWSYQGLIISLAATLFCLILVVFLVMYKFPDYYRKLVHRQKIARMFMTNNWYEKNTQQSGGFFKDLDTGKTKERIAHFPRVYYRLKDGLIHVQVEIMMSSYQEQLLHLEPKLESGLYCEMVDKILHDSYVEYTLLYDTIAHRLSIDQVVCKDGAIKLMESVYWEYNALPHMLIAGGTGGGKTYFILTLIEALSKTNAKLTILDPKNADLADLEEVLPDVYYDPDDMLAALSRFYDEMRQRNMEMKKMDGYQTGQNYSALGLPAHFLIFDEYVAFMDMIGRDAMTAINKLKQIALLGRQSGFFLILACQHPDAKYLGDGIRDQFMFRVALGRMSEIGYTMMYGQTNKDFFLKPIKGRGYVDTGLSVISEFYTPLVPKHYDFIEAIGHAYQASHQPS; this is encoded by the coding sequence TTGCGCGAACTCTTTCAATATCGCGGAACTAAAATTCATCCGCGTGATCAAAACTTAATCTTGCAGACTATTTTAGGCTCAGCCCTACTACTTTGGTTTCCACCGATCATTCTGCTTTACTGGCCGGTGCTCAGTCATATTAATATTAAGACTATTTCATGGCCGCTGATTCGACAACTGCCTTGGTCGTATCAAGGACTGATCATTAGCTTAGCCGCAACATTATTTTGCTTAATTCTTGTTGTGTTTTTAGTCATGTACAAGTTTCCTGATTATTATCGCAAATTAGTCCATCGCCAAAAGATCGCCAGGATGTTTATGACTAACAACTGGTACGAAAAGAATACGCAACAATCAGGTGGTTTCTTCAAAGATTTAGATACAGGTAAAACCAAGGAACGAATTGCTCACTTTCCCCGCGTCTATTATCGTTTAAAAGATGGCTTAATTCATGTTCAAGTTGAAATCATGATGTCATCATACCAGGAACAGTTACTCCACCTTGAACCAAAATTAGAATCTGGACTTTATTGCGAAATGGTCGATAAAATTCTGCATGATTCCTATGTTGAATATACGTTACTCTATGACACAATCGCTCATCGGCTTTCAATTGATCAAGTTGTCTGTAAAGACGGCGCCATCAAATTAATGGAAAGCGTCTATTGGGAATACAATGCTTTACCACATATGCTAATTGCTGGCGGTACCGGTGGTGGTAAAACGTATTTCATTCTAACTTTGATTGAAGCCTTGAGTAAAACCAATGCCAAACTGACTATTCTCGATCCTAAAAATGCCGATTTAGCTGACCTAGAGGAAGTGCTTCCTGATGTTTATTATGATCCGGATGATATGTTGGCTGCACTGAGCCGCTTCTATGATGAAATGCGCCAACGCAACATGGAAATGAAAAAAATGGACGGTTACCAAACTGGTCAAAACTACTCCGCACTTGGTTTACCTGCCCATTTTTTGATTTTTGACGAATACGTTGCCTTTATGGATATGATTGGTCGTGATGCCATGACTGCCATTAATAAGCTTAAACAAATTGCCCTGCTTGGCCGTCAATCAGGTTTCTTTTTGATTTTAGCTTGCCAGCACCCAGATGCTAAATACCTTGGTGATGGCATTCGTGATCAGTTTATGTTTCGTGTTGCACTTGGTCGCATGTCAGAGATTGGCTACACCATGATGTATGGTCAAACCAATAAGGACTTCTTTCTAAAACCAATCAAGGGCCGTGGCTATGTTGATACCGGTTTAAGTGTCATTAGCGAATTTTACACACCATTGGTTCCAAAGCATTACGACTTTATCGAAGCAATCGGTCATGCCTATCAAGCATCGCATCAACCTAGCTAG